CGGATGTGCCCCGATTGTATGCTTCCTGATCCAAAGCGGTGTGTTCCCGCACATAGTAGCTGACATCCGCTATATGAACGCCTAATCGGATATTTCCGTTCGGCAGGCGTTCTACCGAAACGGCATCGTCCAGATCTTTCGCATCCTCGCCATCAATTGTCACCATCCGGAGATCACGCAAATCACGGCGCCCCTGCAAATCCTTCTCGGATATTGCTTCCGGCACCGCTTCCGCTTCTGCCAGCACCTTATCGGGAAATGATTCAGGCAGACCATGTTTGCGAATGATGGCCAAAATATCGACTCCCGGTTCATGCGGATAGCCGAGCACCTCAATCACTTTCCCTTGAATCGAATTCATTCCTTCCGGATAATGCGTAATCTCAACAACCACTTTCATGCCGTCGGCCGCCCCGTTAAAATCGGTTTCCGGTATAAAAACGTCCATGCCCAACCGCTGATCGTCCGGCGTTACAAACGCATAGTGTTGATGACTGATTAACGTGCCGACGACCGTCTTGTTCACTCGGTCCAAAATACGAATAATTTGTCCTTCCCGCCGTCCGTTGTACCCCCTCCGTTTATGTACCCGAACGATCACTTTATCACCGTGCATCGCTCCGTTCATATCACCTGCGTCCACATATATATCACCGTATGGCAGTTCCTCCGGATCGGTCGGGATCACGAAGCCGAATCCTTTTGCCTTGCCTTGCAAACGGCCGACCACTAAGTTCATTTTACCGGGAAGTCCATAGCGGTGGGTTCTTGTTTCCACGATCTGTCCTTCCTGTTCCATCCGTTTGAGGATTTCGACAAATGTGTTCCATTCTTCCCCGTCTGCTACAGCAAGAGCTGTTTTCAACTCCCCTATGGTCATCGGTTTATATAATTTTTCTTTCATGAAATCGACAATTTTTTGTTCCATTCCCGTCCACCTCCTGTTCCTAGTAGTATTTACGCATTCTCATAAGTTAACCGCTGTATGTCTGTATCATTTTTGTAAAAAAGCCAAAATATCAGCAAAGACCTGCTCTTTATCATGATCCACCGGCAAGATGTGGCCGGAGTTTGGATACCACCGGATTTCTTTTTGTTTCGACCGAATATGTTCATAAATATATTTTGCACTCTCCGGCTTCACCGTTTTGTCCTGCTCCGACTGCAGAATAAGGGCAGAGGCCTGCACTTCATGCAGCTCACCCTTTACCTTCCGAATCAAGCCAAGCAGTTCCGGTACACAGCGGATCGGGGTTCTCGTATAACCGGCCATGTACGGTTCAATATGATCCGGGTAAGCGCTGTCTGCACTGAATTTTTTAAAAGGGGCGATCCATCGGGCCAATTTGGCACGCCGGTCAAATATGAAAATGGGCGCACACATCGAGACCACCCCTTTGACAGGTACCCTTGCGGCAAGATGAAGCGCCAGCAGGCCTCCCATCGAAAGACCTGCCACATAGACGGTTTCACATGTACGGGAGAACTCGAAATAGGCATCCCCCGCCGACTGAATCCAATCTTTCATGCCTGTCTTTATCATATCTTCCGGCGATGTGCCATGTCCTGCCAAGAGAGGAGCTTTTACCGAAAAACCGTTTTCCGCCAAAAATTCACCCAACGGACGCATTTCGGATGGAGTGCCGGTAAACCCGTGAATCAGCAGGACGCCCGTTTTTCCACCATCCAATTCGAACGCTTGCGGTCTTTTCAGATTCATCCTGTTCCCCCGTTTCACTCATTAAAGAAGGCTTCTACCGAAGCATATTCAAGAAAAAGCGGCTTCGCCAAGCCTTTGGCGCAGGCGGAAGCAAAGTTCCACCCACCAAAGTGGCAAGCACATTGGTGGACCCTCTTGCCCTTATATCGATAGGATAACATTTATAAATTCCTATCGACGAAAAAATTCGCCCCGCTGCAGAAACCTGCAAACAGCTGCATAAAGAAGAAAAAGTACCGCCAACATCGCGGTACTTCTATTTTTTATGAATGAGCCACCAACCATGCCACCCAAACCGCCAAAACGATAAAACCGAAAGCCAGTCCAGCTGTCACTTTCGCCAGTACGGCGTCCAACCCGCGCGCCTTTCGTCCCATCATCTGTTCCGCACCACCTGTAATGGCGCCTGACAGACCGGCATTCCGGCCGGATTGCAACAGAACGGTAATAATCAGCAGCACACTGAAGATGACCAGCAAAATTTTTGCGAATGTAAGCAATAGGATCACCTCCCGGATGAAAGCGCCGACGTCTATAATACCGAATTATTATAGCATAGGCCATCCACAGGTGACAACTTAAGACAGAAAGCTATTTTTTCAGATTATAGAAGGAATTGCGCCCACCGTACTTGCTTGTGTAATCGAGCATGTCTTCAATCCGCAGCAACTGGTTGTACTTGGCGACCCGATCGGTACGGGAAGGTGCACCCGTCTTGATTTGCCCGGCGTTTGTCGCGACTGCAATATCTGCAATCGTCACATCTTCCGATTCCCCCGAACGATGTGAAATGACTGCCGTATACCCGGCCCGTTTTGCCATTTCAATTGCTTCAAATGTTTCTGTCAACGTACCGATTTGGTTCACTTTCACTAAGATCGAATTGCCGACTGCCGATTCGATTCCTTTCGCAAGCCGTTCCGTGTTGGTGACAAACAGGTCATCCCCTACCAGCTGCACTTTCGAACCGATTTGTGCGGTCATTTTCCTCCAGCCGTCCCAATCGTCTTCCGAAAGGCCATCTTCGATTGAAATGATCGGATATTTGCTGATCAATTCTTCATACCAAGCAATCATTTCCTCCGACGTTTTGGTGACGCCTTCCCCTTCCAAGTGGTATTTGCCATCTTTGAACATTTCGGTCGATGCGACATCCAGCGCGAGGAAAACCTGTTCCCCTGGCTTGTAACCGGCTCTTTCAATCGCATGGAGGATCGCTTTAATCGCTTCCTCGTTTGACTTCAGATTCGGCGCAAATCCACCTTCATCACCCACAGCGGTCTGTAAACCCATTTCCTTCAATACCGACTTAAGGTTATGGAAAATTTCCGCTCCCATCCGCAACGCTTCCCGGAAACTTTCCGCGCCCACCGGCATCACCATAAACTCCTGAATATCGACGTTGTTATCCGCATGCGCTCCGCCATTTAAAATGTTCATCATCGGCACAGGCAACGTACGCGCATTAAATCCGCCGAGATACACATACAAAGGCAATCCCAGAAAATCGGCTGCCGCATGAGCAACCGCCATCGATACGCCTAAAATCGCATTGGCACCCAACTTACCTTTGTTCGGTGTGCCATCCAGTTGGATCATCCACTGGTCAACGCCAACTTGATCAAGCGCATCCATGCCAATAATTTCGGGGCCAATTACATCATTTACATTGTCAACGGCCTGCAGGACTCCCTTACCCAGATAACGGGTTTTGTCGCCATCCCGCAGTTCCACCGCTTCATAAGCGCCTGTTGAAGCACCGGACGGTACAATTGCCCGGCCTACCGAGCCGCTTTCCAGTTCGACTTCCACTTCCACAGTGGGATTCCCGCGTGAATCCAACACTTCTCTTGCTCGAACGTCATAAATAATGCTCATCGTTTCATCATCCTTTTTATGTAGTCTGTTACTTACGAACGATTTCCCTCAATCTTTAACCTAGTATGAACGATGCCAGAAGCTTTACCAATCGATCGTTCGTGCGCATCACAACGCCGCCCGTAAGTCCCAGATACTGTGTTCCTGCGCTTTAGAACCGATTTTGGAACACCGCCCCAGTGCATCATACCTTAGGTGTTCCCCATCGGTTCAAAGCGTAGGAATACAGTATCTATAGGGGCTCAACCAATTTTCCCGCTCAAACGATCAAGCTTTTCCCCGTCATCTCTTTTGGCTGCTGAAGTTCAAGCAACTGCAGCAAGGTCGGTGACACGTCGGCGAGAATGCCGCCGTCACGCAACTTAATTCCCGATTTTGTCACGATGCAGGGAACCGGTTGGGTAGTGTGGGCGGTCCACGGCTTTCCTGTTGCCTCATCGATCATGATGTCCGCATTGCCGTGATCGGCGATAATCATAGCTGCCCCCTGTTTTTCCAACACCTTATCGACCACTTTCCCCAAACATTCATCGACCGCCTCGACCGCCTTAATGGCCGCTTCCAACACACCCGTATGACCGACCATATCCGGATTGGCAAAGTTTAGCACTATGAAATCAAACTTCTCAGCCTCAATTTCTTTCAAAACGGCATCGGTCACTTCATACGCGCTCATTTCCGGTTTCAGGTCGTATGTCGCCACTTTCGGAGAAGGAATCAAAATCCGTTCTTCGCCAGCAAACTTCTCTTCCCGTCCCCCCGAGAAAAACGAGGTCACATGCGGATACTTTTCTGTTTCAGCAATCCGCAGCTGCCGCAATCCGTTCTGTGTCACCACTTCCCCCATCGTGTTGTCGAGGGTGGTTGGTTTATAGGCGACAAAGCCATCTACCGACTCAGAAAAGAACGTCAGACAAACATAGTGAAGATTTTTCGGGCATTTCGGGCCGCGGTCAAACCCGCGAAAATCTTCATTTGTGAACGCCTGTGAAATCTGAACGGCGCGATCCGGGCGGAAATTGAACATAATGACCGCATCCTGGTCTTCAATCAGACCGACAGGCTGTCCATTTGCATCTGTGATGACTGTCGGCATGACAAACTCGTCCGTGACCGACTTGTCATAGCTTTCTTTTAAAGCAAGGAGCGGGTCCTGATATTTGGGTCCTTCTCCGTACACCATAGCGCGATATGCTTTTTCCGTACGCTCCCAGCGCTTGTCCCGATCCATCGCATAATAGCGCCCCTGAACGGTAGCCAATTGACCAACGCCCAACTGTTCCATTTTATGCTGCAAATCCCGTATGTAGTTTATCGCTGTATGCGGCATTACATCGCGTCCATCGAGAAACGCATGCACATAAACATGCGGCACCTCTTCCTTTTTGGCCAATTCCAGCAGCGCGAACAAATGCTGAATATGGCTGTGTACCCCGCCATCCGAAACCAGACCGTACAAATGAAGCTTCTTTCCATTTTGCTTCACATATTTCATCGTTTCCAGAAAGGTGGGATTATCGAAAAATTCCCCTTCACGAATCGACTTGCTGATTCTCGTCAAATCCTGATAGACGATGCGGCCTGCCCCGATGTTCAAATGGCCGACTTCCGAATTCCCCATCTGGCCTTCGGGCAGCCCCACTGCCTCTCCGCAGGCAGTCAACTGCGTATGCGGAAATGTAGACCAATAGCGGTCAAAATTTGGCTTCCTGGCAAGCGCCACCGCGTTGCCTTCCGTTTCTTCCCGCAACCCGAATCCATCCAAAATAATTAACGCTACCGGTTTTGGTCTAGCCACTCCGATTTCCTCCTTAGCGAGACCTGGCGGCTGTGCCGCCAAGGCGAGACATAGCGCGATCCGGTATCTTTGATACCTGACGCGACTTGTGCCCTTTGGGTGCATAGCGCGATCCGGTATCTTTGATACCTGACGCGACTTGTGCCCTTTGGGTACTTGTGCCCTTCATAGCGCGATCCGGCAGCTTGCTGCCAAGACACGACTTGCCCCCGTTGGGGGTGGGTACCTATTTCTGTATGGCCGCCCGAATCAACCCGACAAACGATTGCGGATCCAGACTGGCTCCGCCAACAAGCGCCCCGTCGATATCGGGCTGCTGCAAGTAGTCTTGAATCGTCTCCGGTTTCACAGAGCCGCCATATTGTATGCGAATTTTATTTGCCGTCGTGTCACCAAACAGAGAGGCGATCGTCTGCCGAATATGGCGGCAGACCTCGTTTGCATTGGCCGCACTGGCGGATCGCCCGGTTCCAATTGCCCAAATCGGCTCATAAGCGACCACCGCTTGTTCCGCCGCAGATGCGTCCAAGCCGCCCAACGCCAGTCGGATTTGGCTTTCCACAATGGAAAACGTCTGACCCGCCTCTCGTTCAGCCAAGTCTTCGCCGACACACACAATCGGCACGAGACGGTGATGCAGCGCAGCTTGCACCTTGCGGTTTACGGTTGCGTCTGTTTCGTTAAAATAGGCCCGCCGCTCCGAGTGACCCACAATTACAAACCGTACCCCCAATTCGGTCAACATAGCCGGGGAAATTTCACCCGTATACGGACCTTCTTCCGCAAAATGAACATTTTGCGCGCCGAGCAACAAATTCGTGCCAGACAAACATCCGGATAGCGATTCAATCGCCGTAAATGGCGGACAGATAACAATCGTAACGTTTTCCATATTTCCAATCGGGTCTCTTACCTCTGTTACAAACTGTTTGCTTTCCGCTGTTGTCTTATGCATTTTCCAATTTGCGGCAATAATTGGAGTACGCAAGGAAGGCATAGCAACTCCTCCTTATTTGTCATTCAACGCTGCGACGCCGGGTAAAATTTTGCCTTCCAAAAATTCGAGCGATGCGCCGCCGCCTGTCGAGATATGAGTCATCCGGTTGGCCAGTCCGCTTTTTTCAACGGCTGCTACGGAATCGCCGCCGCCAACGATTGTAGTTCCCTTTACCTCAGCGACTACCGCCGCAATGGCATTGGTTCCTTTGGCAAACGCGTCAAATTCAAACACACCCATCGGTCCGTTCCAAATGACCATCTTGGAATCGAGGATTGCCTTCTGACAGAGGGCGATTGTTTTCGGACCAATATCAAGCGCCATCCTGTCTTTTGCAACATCCCCCACGTCCACCACGGAGTGCGCCGCATCGGCAGCGAACCGATCCGCCACAACCAAATCGACCGGCAACAAGAGTCTGACTCCTTTTTGTGCCGCATGATCGACCAACGATTTGGCCTCCTGCAACTTGTCAGGTTCAATCAGTGATTTCCCCATGTCGTTGCCAAGACCGGCCAGGAACGTGTTCGCCATGCCGCCGCCAATAATCAGACAGTCGACCTTGTTCAAGAGGTTTTCAATCACTTCCATTTTGTCGCTGACTTTTGCGCCTCCGATAATCGCAGTAAACGGGCGTTCCGGATGAGAAAGCGCTTTTCCCATAATTGTCAGCTCTTTTTCCATCAAAAAACCGGCAACGGCAGGCAAATATTGCGCAATCCCGGCTGTCGACGCATGCGCCCGATGGGCTGCCCCGAACGCGTCATTCACGTAGACGTCAGCCAGTTCAGCTATCTGTTTAATGTGCTCCGGGTCGTTTTTTTCTTCTCCTTTATGGAAACGCACGTTTTCCAGCAGCAGCACATCACCGTCCTGCATCAGTGAAATCCGTTCTTTCACCTGCGGTCCTACCGAATCACCCGCTTTTTCCACATTTCGATGCAACAGTTCCGACAGACGTTCCGCCACCGGATCCAAACTGTATTTCGGGTTATATTCCCCTTTTGGACGCCCCAGATGACTGGCCAATATTACTCTTGCCCCCTGGTCAATCAGGTACCGGATCGTTGGAAGAGAGGAAATGATTCTTGTGTCATTCGTTATTTTTCCATCTTCAAGCGGCACGTTAAAATCGACTCTGACATAGACTCGTTTGCCGCGTACATCAATATCGCGCACTGTTTTCTTATCCATTGGTGTCCCTCCACAATATACGCACAAACCCCGCATCCTGATAATCCATCTTCTCAGCGATAAATTGTACCAGAGATTAATCGGGACGTAAATTGTCCCGATGCAGTCACCCAGGGACGTATAGAGTCCCACCCGTTTATTTTGATTAGATTTCCCGCTTTTTGATTTTGATCAGATTCCTCGCTTGTCAGATTCCCCGCTTGTAAATATAATCAATCAGATCCACTACCCGGTTCGAATAGCCCCACTCATTGTCATACCAGGCAACCACTTTGACCAGAGATCCTTCTACGACCATCGTCGACAGCGCATCAATCACCGAGGAATGCGGGTTGCCGTTATAGTCGCTGGAAACCAACGGTTTCTCCGAATATCCCAAAATCCCTTTCAGCGGTCCTTCCGCAGCCGACCGCAGCGCTGCGTTCACCTCTTCTGCCGTGGTTTGTGTGTTGATTTCTACGTTCAAATCTACCAGCGACACATTCGGCGTGGGAACCCGGGCGGCAAACCCGTTCAATTTCCCCTTCAATTCCGGCAGCACAAGGCCTACCGCTTTCGCTGCGCCAGTTGTGGTCGGAATAATGTTGAGCGCCGCGCCTCGCGCGCGGCGAAGATCCTTGTGCGGCAGATCGAGAATCATCTGGTCGTTCGTATAGGAATGAATAGTTGTCATTAGACCATGCCGAATGCCAAATGTTTCGTTCAGAACTTTGGCAAAGGGCGCCAGACAATTCGTGGTGCACGACGCGTTGGAGAGAACATGGTGTTCTTCCGGGTTGTATGATTTTTCATTGACTCCCATAACAACTGTCAGGTCTTCATTCTTGGCGGGAGCCGATATGACCACTTTTTTCGCCCCGCCCTGTGTGATGTGCGCACAAGCCTTTTTTTTATCGGTAAATCGTCCGGTCGACTCCACCACGACATCCACCTGCAGCTTATTCCATGGCAGATTTCCCGGTTCCCGTTCCGCCAAAACCTTGATTTCTTTTCCGTTCACATAAAGCGATCCTCCGCTTCCTTCAATTTCTCCCTCAAGCGTTCCATGCACCGTATCGTATTTCAAAAGATGGGCCAGCGTTTCCGCATCAGTCAAATCATTGACCGCTACAACTTCGATAGTCGGATTGTGCAGAGCAGCCCGAAACACATTGCGGCCAATTCGGCCGAAACCATTAATCCCAACACGAACCGTCATCGTTCATCATCTCCTCACGCCCCGCTTTTGTTTTTTGCAACATACCTTAAGGTCGCCTCGGCACAAGCCTCATCCGTGATCAGCACATCCTGCCTGCTGCCGCGCGCCACCGCCAATAACGCTTCCGCTTTGTCGGCACCGCCCGCCACCGCAACAATGAGTTGAACGTTTGGCAGATCGTTCATTCGCAATCCGATGGAGTGCATCGCATGGACAACCCGCCCCGCTTCATCAAAGTAATAGCCAAGCGCTTCTCCCTTGGCCCCTTTTCGCTTCAACAGATCAATCAGTTCTTTTGAGCCGCCCCGTCGTTTGGCCATTGTGATGGCCTGCCCGATTCCGTGCACCAGCATATGGGCCCGTTGCAGGCTCTGCAAATATTCTTTCGTCGAACTGTCTTCCAGAAAAAATTGGTATGCTTCCTCCGTCAATGTATCGGGAATATGCAGCATCCGATACGTGCCGCCCATTTTGGCAGCGAACAAAGCGGCAATTGTATTTGCCTGAACTTCCACGTTTTCTCCCACACCGCCACGGGCTGGCAATACCTCTATAGCATATCCTGATTGGTTGGCAGGTATCATTTCCGCCACGGTCGCCACGGTAGTTCCGCCGGTGACTGCCAGAACGCCGCCGGCAAACCGTTCCCGGATGACACGCCCGGCTGCATATCCCATTTCCCGCTTCACCAAAGGATCCTGTCCGGAATCTCCGGAGACAATGATCACTTCCGGTATGCCAAGCAATTTCTCGACCCGCGCTTCTAACTCTTTTAACCCGTCGATCTCCCGAATCACGTCGTTTAAATAATGCAAAATCTGCAACCCGGCGTCCGTTACTCTCATTCCCACAAATTCCGTCTCGATAAGCCCCTGCTCTTTTAAAAACTCGACCTCGCCCCGCAAAATCCGTTCGGTCGTTTCCATTTGTTGAGCCAGACTGCGACGGCCGATCGGCTGCATAAGGTTAATTTTTTGCAAAATCCGGTACCTTTTTTGCATGTTGTGGATCAGTTCCGGCACCAGTTTCTGCTGTATCCGAATCAATTCTTTCATAGAACCATCTCCGCTAACCGGGACGTTATATGTCCCTCATGTATATTTTATGTCCCTATTATATCAAAAAAAAGCAGTGAGTAAACGGTCAATACCGTTTTCGCTGCATAGATGAAACAATCCCTATCTCTTCGCGGTATTTCGCAACGGTTCGGCGCGAAATGCGAATCCCTTTTTCCTTCAGAATCTCGCAGATTTTCTGGTCACTTAGAGGTTCCTTGCGGTCCTCTTTGTCAACCAAAGATTTAATCAGTGATTTGACGCTTTCCGCAGCCGCTCCCTCACCTGCAGAAGTAGTAACTCCCGAGTCAAAAAAGTATTTTAGCTCATACACCCCTTGCGGCGTTTGCACATACTTGCCCGCAATCGCCCGCGATACGGTCGATTCGTGAATCCCAACCCGCTCTGCCACATCACGCAAAGTAAGCGGTTTCAATTTGGCCACGCCACCATCAAAAAAATCCATTTGCAGAGAAATAATCGCTTCCGTTACTTTATATAAAGTTTGCCGCCGCTGTTCCATGCTTTTCAGCAACCACAATGCGGAGTTCAATTTGCTGACTATATAATCTCTCGTTTCGGAGGGTACCGACCCATCCTGCTGCTGAAGAAGTGTCCGGTAGAAATCACTGATATGTAGCCTGGGTGTGGATCGATCGTTGACGATGACCACATAATCGCCTGCCACACGCTCAACAATCACATCCGGTACGACAAATGCGGCTGATTCAGTCGTATACCAACGCCCCGGCTTTGGATCCAACGAACGGATCAGATCGATCGCTCTTTGCGTTTCCTGCAGTGTAATGCCAAGCACCGCTGCAATCCGTGATGTACGCCCTTGCGCCACATCAGGAAGGTGATTTTCAATTATTTGAAAAACGGGTTCGGGAACATTCTTGATTTCCAACGCTTGCAGCCATAAACATTCGCTCAATGAACGGGCTCCTACACCCGTAGGTTCAAGCGATTGCACAATCTGCAGGGCTGCTTCCACTTCCTCAGCATCACACCGGCAGATGTGGGAGATTTCATCGATCTGCATCGTCAGATATCCGTTTGAATCCAGACTGCCAACTATAAAAGAAGCAAGCCGCAGTTCCCGTTCAGAAAGTTTCAATAATTGTAATTGTCTGTTCAGATGGTCTTCCAATGATTGATGGGACCTCAAAACCGATTCAACAGGAAGCGGGTTTGTCTCCCGCTGCGCTCCGATCGGTTTATGGAGAGCATGTTCGCGCGAAGCGGCAAGCCAATCCGGAAGCTCCAATTCCATTACCGGATTCTGAACCGCTTCTGCCTCCAAATAGCCCGCCAACTCTTCTGACGAAAACTGCAAAACTGTGATTGCCTGCCGCAATTCGGGCGTCATTACAAGTTTTTGCGTTTGTTCCTGCCATAGACCATATCCCATTTGCATGTGAGCGTCCCCCCTGCTCCTCCGGATAGGATCTCTTCACCCCTTACAGATATCTTACCTGATGTTCACAAATTCGTCACTAGGTTACACCTGCCAGAAATTCATCCTACACGCGCACCTGCACATGCAGCGTCCCGTTCTCATCCAGCAACGCATAACGAACCTGCCGGATGTCATACACCTCTAAATCTTGCAGGCGTTCGCGTATCCAGGGTTCCGTTCGTCCGATGCGGATCAGATTTTCGTGTTCGATTCTTCCTTTCCGAATCAGATAGGTCATTTGGGTTGCCATAAGATCTCGCATCCCCTTTACGTTATGTACATGTTTTCTTTATTTTGTAGTCATTCCCCCAAAAATTTCAGAATACACTGGATTAGATTGAAAGAGAGGGAGGAGAGCCGCTTGCGTTTGGGATTTGTCGGTACCGGAAGCATGGGAGGCATGTTGATACGGGCATTTGCCAGGGTCAATTTGCCCCAAACGGAAATCGTGGCGTTCAACCGGACAGCCGCCAAGTTGGATCAACTCATATACCAGAATCCATCAGTCAAAAAAATCGACAGTCTGCCTGCATTAGCTCAGTCGAGCGATTTGATTTTCTTATGTGTCAAGCAAGGGGATATTCAGCATGTGATCGATCAAATCCTGCCGCATCTGACGCCTGAGCAAATTCTTGTCTCCATCAATTCCGTATGGACGTTGTCCAAACTTGAGTCACTCACTCCCTGCAAAGTGATTAAAATCATTCCTTCCCTCACGCAGGAAGCGTTGTCAGGCGTAATTCTCACCATGTACGGTTCGCGGATAACCTCTGACGACCGAGAGCAATTTGAAGCGATTTGCCAACAAATCTCCCACCCGATGCAGATCAGCGAATCCGATATTCGAATCAGTTCCGATTTAACAAGTTGCGGGCCCGCCTTTATTGCCTACTTTCTTCAGTCGTTTGCCAACGCTGCCGTTCGGCAGGGCCAGATTGGTCAGAAGCAAGCGGAAGAATTTATCCGGTATATGGTCTATGGAACGGGGAAACTGTTGGTTGAGGAAAAATACGATTTTGCTGAAATTATCTCTCGCATTTGCGTTCCGGGAGGCGTAACTGCAGCCGGAATTGAGGCGATGGAACCGTTGTTGGATGGTGTATTTGACCGTATTTTTATCGCCACGAAAGAGAGACAAAATCACCATGCCCAGCAGAACTAGAATCAATTGCTGGCAAATTGAATGAAAACCCTCTGCTTCGCGTATTCGCGTACAGAGGGTTTAACGTTTGCAGTGATCATTAAATCTGCCGCCTTTTGCCGTATGCCCAATGGTTGGTCGGTCCGTGTCCGCCGCCCAATTCCAGCGAGTCTTCGATGGCACAGGTAATAAATTGTTTCGCCACTGCAATGGCGTCTGTCACCTTTGCTCCTTTCGCCAGTTCAGCAGTGATCGCAGCCGAAAACGTACAACCCGTTCCGTGCGTGTTCCTTGTGTCAACACGGGCGCCCTGCAGCTCACGGAATGTGCTGCCGTCATAGATCACATCTACCGCTTCTCCGCTTAAATGACCGCCTTTCACCACCACCGTCTGCGGTCCAAATTCGCGAATCCGGTTGGCCGCCTCCCGCATCTCCTTTACGTTTCGGATCGTCATGCCGGTCAACACTTCCGCTTCCGGAATATTTGGAGTTACAACGGCAGCTAACGGCAGCAGATGTGTAATCAGCGCATCCTGTGCAGACTGTTCCAACAAACGGGCTCCGCCTTTGGCCACCATGACCGGGTCGACCACCAGATTGGACAGCCGATACTGTTTCACCTTGGCGGATACTAACTCGATAATGGAAGCTTGCGACAGCATACCCGTCTTAACCGCATCCACTCCAATGTCGGTTATGACAGCATCAATCTGTTTTTCAACCGCTTCCATTGGAAGATTATAAATCCCATGTACACCTAATGTATTCTGCGCCGTGATCGCAGTCAGCGCTGACATTCCATACACATTCAAAACGGTAAACGTCTTCAAATCCGCCTGAATGCCTGCCCCGCCTCCACTGTCGGAACCGGCGATTGTTAATGCACGCGCGATTGTCATCCGAAAAATCCCTCCTTATTTCAAACCTGTATGGTAGATTTATTGCCTCGCCCTATTAATAGTTGTCTGATACATTGTAAAGCGGAGTGAAAATCCGGTCAACGGATGAAATCCTGAATTTCCCGGTTGCAAAAACTGTTCCGATCCTGTATGATAAAAAACGTCGCTTATAGCATAGCGTTGCGCACGGTCGGTCGTATATCGCCGTGCAAATAGAAACATCAACTTTAATTGCACCCGTGGTCCAATGGATAGGACGCAGGCCTCCGGAGCCTGAGGTAGGAGTTCGATTCTCTTCGGGTGCACCACTGTTATTCCTACTTTCAGAGAAGCAAAATCGGTTATTCAAGAAAAACAGCCATATAAAGTAAAAACCA
The sequence above is a segment of the Effusibacillus dendaii genome. Coding sequences within it:
- the gap gene encoding type I glyceraldehyde-3-phosphate dehydrogenase, giving the protein MTVRVGINGFGRIGRNVFRAALHNPTIEVVAVNDLTDAETLAHLLKYDTVHGTLEGEIEGSGGSLYVNGKEIKVLAEREPGNLPWNKLQVDVVVESTGRFTDKKKACAHITQGGAKKVVISAPAKNEDLTVVMGVNEKSYNPEEHHVLSNASCTTNCLAPFAKVLNETFGIRHGLMTTIHSYTNDQMILDLPHKDLRRARGAALNIIPTTTGAAKAVGLVLPELKGKLNGFAARVPTPNVSLVDLNVEINTQTTAEEVNAALRSAAEGPLKGILGYSEKPLVSSDYNGNPHSSVIDALSTMVVEGSLVKVVAWYDNEWGYSNRVVDLIDYIYKRGI
- a CDS encoding sugar-binding transcriptional regulator; its protein translation is MKELIRIQQKLVPELIHNMQKRYRILQKINLMQPIGRRSLAQQMETTERILRGEVEFLKEQGLIETEFVGMRVTDAGLQILHYLNDVIREIDGLKELEARVEKLLGIPEVIIVSGDSGQDPLVKREMGYAAGRVIRERFAGGVLAVTGGTTVATVAEMIPANQSGYAIEVLPARGGVGENVEVQANTIAALFAAKMGGTYRMLHIPDTLTEEAYQFFLEDSSTKEYLQSLQRAHMLVHGIGQAITMAKRRGGSKELIDLLKRKGAKGEALGYYFDEAGRVVHAMHSIGLRMNDLPNVQLIVAVAGGADKAEALLAVARGSRQDVLITDEACAEATLRYVAKNKSGA
- the rpoN gene encoding RNA polymerase factor sigma-54 — its product is MQMGYGLWQEQTQKLVMTPELRQAITVLQFSSEELAGYLEAEAVQNPVMELELPDWLAASREHALHKPIGAQRETNPLPVESVLRSHQSLEDHLNRQLQLLKLSERELRLASFIVGSLDSNGYLTMQIDEISHICRCDAEEVEAALQIVQSLEPTGVGARSLSECLWLQALEIKNVPEPVFQIIENHLPDVAQGRTSRIAAVLGITLQETQRAIDLIRSLDPKPGRWYTTESAAFVVPDVIVERVAGDYVVIVNDRSTPRLHISDFYRTLLQQQDGSVPSETRDYIVSKLNSALWLLKSMEQRRQTLYKVTEAIISLQMDFFDGGVAKLKPLTLRDVAERVGIHESTVSRAIAGKYVQTPQGVYELKYFFDSGVTTSAGEGAAAESVKSLIKSLVDKEDRKEPLSDQKICEILKEKGIRISRRTVAKYREEIGIVSSMQRKRY
- a CDS encoding YetF domain-containing protein, which codes for MRDLMATQMTYLIRKGRIEHENLIRIGRTEPWIRERLQDLEVYDIRQVRYALLDENGTLHVQVRV
- a CDS encoding pyrroline-5-carboxylate reductase dimerization domain-containing protein, whose protein sequence is MRLGFVGTGSMGGMLIRAFARVNLPQTEIVAFNRTAAKLDQLIYQNPSVKKIDSLPALAQSSDLIFLCVKQGDIQHVIDQILPHLTPEQILVSINSVWTLSKLESLTPCKVIKIIPSLTQEALSGVILTMYGSRITSDDREQFEAICQQISHPMQISESDIRISSDLTSCGPAFIAYFLQSFANAAVRQGQIGQKQAEEFIRYMVYGTGKLLVEEKYDFAEIISRICVPGGVTAAGIEAMEPLLDGVFDRIFIATKERQNHHAQQN
- the thiD gene encoding bifunctional hydroxymethylpyrimidine kinase/phosphomethylpyrimidine kinase, which gives rise to MTIARALTIAGSDSGGGAGIQADLKTFTVLNVYGMSALTAITAQNTLGVHGIYNLPMEAVEKQIDAVITDIGVDAVKTGMLSQASIIELVSAKVKQYRLSNLVVDPVMVAKGGARLLEQSAQDALITHLLPLAAVVTPNIPEAEVLTGMTIRNVKEMREAANRIREFGPQTVVVKGGHLSGEAVDVIYDGSTFRELQGARVDTRNTHGTGCTFSAAITAELAKGAKVTDAIAVAKQFITCAIEDSLELGGGHGPTNHWAYGKRRQI